From the Gemmatimonadaceae bacterium genome, the window GCGGGCTTCGGCGGCTCCTCCGCTTTCGCCACGGATTTTCCACGAGCACCGCGTCCGCGCTTTGCCGCAGCCGTGGGCTTGGCCTGAGCAGCCGCGACCTCCGGCTCCTTCGTCACAACGATTGGTGCAGGAGCGGGGGAAGGAGGCTGCGCGGTTCGCGTGTCCCCGACGACACCAAACGCAAGCAGGTTCGCCGGCATTGCGCCGGTCTGGCGACCGCGTCCACCGACTGCACGCGGCCCCATTCCAACACGAGGCGCCGGCGTGGCGGGGACGGCAGGCGCCGCTGCCGCTGCAGCCGCACGCTCCTTCGACGCAACCTGCTCGGCGACCGACGCAGCTTCAGCCGCGCGTGCGACCTCGAAGTCGTTGCCACGGCGACGCAGATCGATGAGGCCTTCGTCGTGCGCGTCCTTGAGGATGCGCACGAACATGCGATCGCTGAGGCTCTGCGAGTCGCGGCCGAGCAGCTGACGCGCGCGGGCGCGAACGGCGCTGGCGCGTACGGACTCGTCGTCCCGCACCAGATCGGCCACCGTGCGACGCACGAGATCGAACGCCTCGGCGCGCGTGAGCAGCTGGCCGCTCGATCCGGACGACGTCTCATCAGAGTCTTTGGTCTCCGCGGACGCCAATTCGAGTTGCTCACGGATGGCAGGGCGACTCACGGGGGGGGCGGGCGTCGGCGGCACGTCGTGCGCCGCGACGGCCGGTGTCGAAACTGGAGTTTCGATCGGCGTTTCGGCGGTCGTGGTCAGCTCGCGCGTCTCGCGGGTCTCGCGGCTCTCGCGCTCGCCGCGGCCGCGTCCGCCGCGCCGTCCTCTGCGTCTCCCGTTGGGACGCTCTTCGTGGCCGTTGGCGGTCGCCGCCGCGGCGGGCTGGACGACGGGCGTCTCCGCGGTGACGCGCGTTTCTCCGGCAGGCGCCGTCGTGTCGGGGAGATCGACCTCGAGCTGGCCGTTTTCGAGCTTCGTGACGCTGAGCAGGCCCTTCCCCGCGGCTTCCTGGCAGAATCTCGAGAACTTTGATATTCCGAGATTCTTCTCGTCGAAGGTCGCGTCGATCTCCTGCATGACCTGCTTGAGGCGGTCGGAGCGCATCACGTCGTTGCCGCGCTTCATGCGCTGCACCGCCTCCGTGACGAGCTCCCACGGATCCCACTTCTGCGGCGGCTCCTCGTCGTTGGTCTTCACCAAGCCGGCGAGCGCGTTGTAGCTGTAGTACTCGTCGCAGTTCTGGACGAGCAGATCGCTCGACGATTCGCGGATGCCGACGCCGATCACGTACTTGCCATACTCCTTCAGCTTGATCACCAGACTCGAGAAGTCGGAGTCGCCTGAAAGGAGAATGAAGGTGCCGATCTCGGGACGCGTGAACACCAACTCGAGCGCGTCGATGGCGAGGCGGATGTCGGTGGCGTTTTTCTTGGACGACCCGTAGGCCGGCGCGAAGATCAGGTCGATCGACGATTCGGTGAGCGGGACGATGTACATCGGGTAGCGTCGCCAATCGGCGTAGGCGCGCTGCACGGCGACTTTGCCCTTGATGATCTCCGACGACAGGAGGCTGCGAAGCTCCTTGGCGAGGTCGGAGCGGATCCCCATCGTGACGTTGTCGAAGTCGATGAGGAGGGCTGCATTGGGCGCGTGGATCGTCGCCTGGACGAACGGGGCGGCGGACATCGCCTGCGGCCCGCGGTGAATGAGCGCGCCCGACGCCCGTCCGGGGGCTGAGGGAGTGCGCGAATGTCTAGAATTCATGCATCGAGTTTGCGAGTCAAACCGGAAATGTAGGGCGCATCACGGCGTAAAGCCATGCTACGGCTCAATCTCCCATTGCCTTGAGAATCACCCGCTTCGGACGCTGGCCGTCCCATTCGCCGTAGAAGATTCGCTGCCAAGGGCCTAGATCGAGTCGACCGGCCGTGACCGGTACGATGACCTCGTGGCCGATCGTGATCGAGCGGAGATGCGCGGCCGCGTTGTCCTCGCCGGTGCCGCTGTTGTGGCGGTATCGCTCGGGATCCCAGGGCGCGACGGACTCCTCGAGCCAATCCAGGATGTCCTGCCAGAGACCCGGTTCGTGATCGTTCACGAAAACGGAGGCCGAAATGTGCATCGCGGAGACGAGCACCATACCCTCGCTGATTTTCGCCGAAGCGCGACACCGTTCAACGGCGTCAGTGATATCGACGATCTCCTGGCGGCGCTTCGTGTCGAACGTGAGGTAATCGGTGTGGGTCTTCATGTATCTCAGGGGGTGTCTCAGGGTGGTTGGTGCCCAGTACCACCAGTATGTTAGA encodes:
- a CDS encoding NYN domain-containing protein, whose amino-acid sequence is MSAAPFVQATIHAPNAALLIDFDNVTMGIRSDLAKELRSLLSSEIIKGKVAVQRAYADWRRYPMYIVPLTESSIDLIFAPAYGSSKKNATDIRLAIDALELVFTRPEIGTFILLSGDSDFSSLVIKLKEYGKYVIGVGIRESSSDLLVQNCDEYYSYNALAGLVKTNDEEPPQKWDPWELVTEAVQRMKRGNDVMRSDRLKQVMQEIDATFDEKNLGISKFSRFCQEAAGKGLLSVTKLENGQLEVDLPDTTAPAGETRVTAETPVVQPAAAATANGHEERPNGRRRGRRGGRGRGERESRETRETRELTTTAETPIETPVSTPAVAAHDVPPTPAPPVSRPAIREQLELASAETKDSDETSSGSSGQLLTRAEAFDLVRRTVADLVRDDESVRASAVRARARQLLGRDSQSLSDRMFVRILKDAHDEGLIDLRRRGNDFEVARAAEAASVAEQVASKERAAAAAAAPAVPATPAPRVGMGPRAVGGRGRQTGAMPANLLAFGVVGDTRTAQPPSPAPAPIVVTKEPEVAAAQAKPTAAAKRGRGARGKSVAKAEEPPKPA
- a CDS encoding secondary thiamine-phosphate synthase enzyme YjbQ, which produces MKTHTDYLTFDTKRRQEIVDITDAVERCRASAKISEGMVLVSAMHISASVFVNDHEPGLWQDILDWLEESVAPWDPERYRHNSGTGEDNAAAHLRSITIGHEVIVPVTAGRLDLGPWQRIFYGEWDGQRPKRVILKAMGD